In one Candidatus Woesearchaeota archaeon B3_Woes genomic region, the following are encoded:
- a CDS encoding DNA-directed RNA polymerase subunit H has product MTKFKIEEHILVPKHSKLNDKEKKNLLEKYNITLKELPRILKKDPAISPLSPKIGDVIKIIRKSPTAGEAIFYRYVVNG; this is encoded by the coding sequence ATGACAAAATTCAAAATTGAAGAACACATTCTTGTTCCAAAACACTCAAAACTTAATGATAAAGAGAAGAAAAATCTTCTTGAAAAATACAATATAACTCTAAAAGAACTTCCTAGGATTCTAAAAAAAGATCCTGCTATAAGCCCTTTATCTCCTAAAATAGGGGACGTAATAAAAATAATAAGAAAAAGTCCAACAGCTGGCGAGGCTATTTTCTATAGGTATGTTGTAAATGGATGA
- a CDS encoding 30S ribosomal protein S8e, with the protein MVIIQSRSKRSSTGARYRAYRKKKLYDKGSEPSNTKVGATKLKKVRVLGGNEKVKVFLSEVANVLDPKTKTYSKAKIKAVLDNPANRHFVRRNIITKGAVIDTEKGKAKVISRPGQNGSVNAVLVS; encoded by the coding sequence ATGGTAATAATACAATCAAGATCAAAAAGAAGCTCAACAGGAGCCAGATATCGTGCTTATAGAAAGAAAAAGCTTTATGATAAAGGTTCAGAACCGAGCAATACAAAAGTTGGTGCTACTAAACTTAAGAAAGTGAGGGTTCTTGGTGGTAATGAAAAGGTGAAGGTTTTTTTGAGTGAAGTAGCTAATGTTTTAGACCCTAAAACAAAAACATATTCTAAAGCTAAGATTAAAGCTGTTTTGGATAATCCTGCTAATCGTCATTTTGTTAGGAGAAATATAATCACAAAGGGTGCTGTGATAGATACTGAGAAGGGAAAAGCAAAAGTAATTTCCCGACCTGGTCAGAATGGATCAGTTAATGCTGTGCTTGTTTCTTAA
- a CDS encoding hemolysin — MLIEFVTLFILLILSGFFSGLETAYISLTHIQIKKLKDIHKRNATLVEQLKDNGHKLITTILICNNLVNIGAASLATYLTMMFFGSGAIGITTGILTLFILVFGEVTPKKLAIDHSEFICLHAAGILSSLMIIFTPIIWIIDRLSCLIILIFGRREEKPKMTEEDIINAVEIGEEIGELEPQEKKMINNIFKFNDIEVKDIMTHRTEMFSLDEETKLSDMMDKIKEGFYSRIPIYSKTKDNIKGILLLKQIIPYLNKNTNIKIKKIMMKPLFVPETKKIDHMLEDFKKKKTHIAVVVDSKGGVSGIVTIEDVIEEIVGDIYDEKDIVHKKINRLNKNTYLVHGDSEIKLVNKLLRLRLSQKDEVLSEYILRRIGKIPEQGQEIKLTNGKFVVDKVLNNRIELVKYIKK; from the coding sequence ATGCTTATTGAATTTGTAACACTTTTTATATTATTGATATTATCCGGCTTTTTTTCTGGTCTGGAAACAGCCTATATTTCATTAACCCATATACAAATTAAAAAACTAAAAGATATTCATAAGAGAAATGCTACGCTTGTTGAACAATTAAAAGACAACGGTCATAAACTTATTACTACAATCCTTATATGTAATAACCTGGTTAATATTGGTGCAGCTTCTTTAGCTACTTATTTAACCATGATGTTTTTTGGATCAGGGGCTATTGGTATAACAACTGGAATATTAACTCTTTTTATTTTGGTTTTTGGTGAAGTAACTCCTAAAAAACTTGCAATTGATCATAGTGAGTTTATTTGTCTGCATGCTGCTGGTATTTTGAGTTCGTTAATGATCATTTTTACACCCATTATCTGGATTATTGATAGATTGAGCTGTTTGATAATCTTGATTTTTGGCAGGAGAGAAGAAAAGCCAAAAATGACAGAAGAGGATATTATTAATGCTGTAGAGATAGGCGAAGAGATTGGAGAGTTAGAACCTCAGGAAAAAAAGATGATAAATAATATCTTTAAGTTTAATGATATAGAGGTTAAAGATATAATGACTCACCGTACAGAAATGTTTAGTTTAGATGAAGAGACAAAGCTTAGTGATATGATGGATAAAATAAAAGAAGGATTTTATTCAAGAATTCCTATTTATAGTAAAACTAAAGATAATATAAAAGGTATTTTATTGCTTAAACAGATTATTCCTTATCTTAATAAAAATACAAATATCAAGATTAAAAAAATTATGATGAAGCCTTTGTTTGTTCCTGAAACAAAAAAGATTGATCATATGCTTGAGGATTTTAAAAAGAAAAAGACACATATAGCTGTTGTTGTTGATTCTAAAGGTGGTGTGTCTGGCATTGTAACTATTGAGGATGTTATTGAGGAGATTGTAGGGGATATATATGACGAAAAGGATATTGTCCATAAAAAAATTAATCGTTTGAATAAAAATACTTATTTGGTGCATGGTGATAGTGAAATTAAATTAGTTAATAAATTGTTAAGATTAAGATTATCTCAAAAAGATGAGGTTCTTTCAGAATATATTCTAAGAAGAATTGGAAAGATTCCTGAACAAGGTCAGGAAATAAAATTGACTAATGGTAAGTTTGTTGTTGATAAAGTTCTTAATAACAGGATAGAGTTAGTTAAATATATTAAGAAATAA
- a CDS encoding leucyl aminopeptidase gives MSSLQKAAQTALKVCMGLKQNEKILIIYDTKKRILANVLAKEAKKVKLLKIPESKVHGQEPSKKTANEMLKHDVIMMVTSKSLSHTDARRKASKKGVRIASMPGITKDMFLRTMKADYNKIEERTNKISELLTKGKKVKLTTKKGTNIIMNIKGRRAEKGALIRKKGNFKNLPSGEACLGPLEGTTNGIFVVDCCFFEKVDKPIKVTVKNGYATEIKGGKSAKKLIKMLESINHKDAYAIAELGIGTNDKAKITGNLLEDEKVFGTAHIALGNNISYGGKINVPIHLDGVFNKPTIFIDNKKIMDNGKLII, from the coding sequence ATGAGTTCTCTACAAAAAGCAGCCCAAACTGCCTTAAAAGTTTGCATGGGCCTAAAACAAAATGAAAAGATTCTAATTATTTATGACACTAAAAAGAGAATATTAGCAAATGTTTTAGCAAAAGAAGCTAAAAAAGTAAAACTACTAAAAATTCCAGAATCAAAAGTTCATGGACAAGAACCCTCTAAAAAAACAGCAAACGAGATGTTAAAACATGATGTAATTATGATGGTTACATCAAAAAGCCTAAGCCATACAGATGCACGAAGAAAAGCATCTAAAAAAGGTGTAAGAATTGCTTCAATGCCGGGGATTACAAAAGATATGTTTCTAAGAACAATGAAAGCAGATTATAATAAGATAGAAGAAAGAACAAATAAAATATCAGAATTACTAACAAAAGGAAAAAAAGTAAAACTAACAACAAAAAAAGGAACAAACATTATCATGAACATCAAAGGAAGAAGAGCTGAAAAAGGAGCGTTAATAAGAAAAAAAGGAAATTTCAAGAATCTTCCATCAGGAGAAGCATGTCTAGGACCTTTAGAAGGAACAACAAACGGAATTTTTGTTGTTGACTGCTGTTTTTTTGAAAAAGTAGACAAACCAATTAAAGTTACAGTAAAAAATGGATATGCAACAGAAATCAAAGGCGGAAAATCAGCTAAAAAACTAATAAAAATGCTGGAAAGCATTAATCATAAAGATGCTTATGCAATAGCAGAATTAGGAATTGGCACAAATGATAAAGCAAAGATAACTGGAAACTTATTAGAAGATGAAAAAGTATTTGGTACTGCTCATATAGCCTTAGGAAACAATATATCATATGGTGGAAAAATAAATGTTCCAATTCATTTAGATGGTGTTTTTAATAAACCAACAATTTTTATCGATAATAAAAAAATAATGGATAATGGTAAATTAATTATTTAA
- a CDS encoding peptidylprolyl isomerase, whose product MKKLILIILSISLLIGCAKNMDENNKIVILETNHGDIKIKLYNDMPITSGNFEKLVKQGFYDGVIFHRIINNFMIQGGDPTGTGTGGPGYTIKDEFTNHNKNNRGTISMANAGPNTGGSQFFINLVNNNFLDTKHPVFGEVIEGMDVVDKIVKVAKDSNDKPLEDVTIIKATLK is encoded by the coding sequence ATGAAAAAATTAATATTGATTATTTTGTCAATTAGTTTATTAATAGGGTGTGCAAAAAACATGGATGAAAACAATAAAATAGTAATTCTTGAGACAAACCATGGAGATATCAAAATAAAATTATATAATGATATGCCAATAACATCAGGAAATTTTGAAAAACTAGTAAAACAAGGTTTTTATGATGGTGTTATATTCCATAGAATCATAAACAATTTCATGATTCAAGGAGGAGATCCAACCGGAACAGGAACAGGGGGTCCAGGATATACAATTAAAGATGAATTTACAAATCATAATAAAAACAATAGAGGAACAATTTCAATGGCAAATGCTGGACCAAACACTGGCGGAAGTCAATTTTTTATTAATCTAGTTAATAACAATTTTTTAGATACAAAACATCCTGTGTTTGGAGAGGTTATTGAAGGAATGGATGTAGTAGATAAGATTGTTAAAGTAGCAAAAGATTCTAATGACAAACCATTAGAAGATGTAACAATTATTAAAGCAACATTAAAATAA
- a CDS encoding small nuclear ribonucleoprotein (Enables 3` processing of polyadenylated mRNAs and tRNA precursors) yields MEEQMSRPFDALNRAKGKRVVVELKNGKQYRGVLEAFDPHINTVLNETEEHVQEEVEKEIDGKKTRVKTGNMVLKRKLGNVFLRGDTITIISPE; encoded by the coding sequence ATGGAAGAACAAATGTCAAGACCTTTTGATGCTTTAAACAGAGCAAAAGGCAAAAGAGTTGTAGTTGAATTAAAAAACGGAAAACAATATAGAGGAGTATTAGAGGCTTTTGATCCTCACATAAATACAGTTCTAAACGAGACAGAAGAACATGTACAAGAAGAAGTAGAAAAAGAAATAGACGGTAAAAAAACAAGAGTAAAAACCGGAAACATGGTTCTCAAGAGAAAACTTGGAAATGTGTTCTTAAGAGGAGACACAATAACAATTATAAGCCCAGAATAA
- the rpl44e gene encoding 50S ribosomal protein L44e (protein component of the ribosomal E (exit) site that binds newly deacylated tRNAs after peptide bond formation; contains a zinc finger motif) — protein sequence MKLPKSVKRLCPFCKKHTVHTVKNQSFKGLNKAHTMSRGSKPRVKSRGLRRGFGNLGRFSKKAMGSWKRYGKKQTKKTDLRYTCKECGKTHAQRQGTRAKKVEFA from the coding sequence ATGAAACTACCAAAATCAGTAAAAAGACTTTGTCCTTTTTGTAAAAAGCATACAGTCCATACTGTAAAGAATCAATCATTTAAGGGTTTGAATAAAGCTCATACTATGTCGAGAGGTTCTAAACCTAGAGTAAAATCAAGAGGATTAAGACGTGGATTTGGTAATCTTGGAAGATTTTCTAAAAAAGCAATGGGTTCCTGGAAAAGATATGGTAAAAAACAGACTAAAAAGACTGATTTAAGGTATACTTGTAAAGAGTGTGGAAAAACCCATGCTCAGAGACAAGGTACAAGAGCAAAAAAAGTTGAGTTTGCTTAG
- a CDS encoding ATP-dependent RNA helicase gives MNVFEKFGLSQELLKSIKHMNITEPTEIQTLSIPHIMKGKDVIGESATGSGKTLAFGCGVIDHTLPKKGVQALILTPTREIAEQVKDVLRKLAYHKHLNVISVYGGVSITAQIQDLKKAEVVIATPGRLLDHLERRTIDLTRINLLVLDEADRMLDMGFIDDVERIIRACPKKRQTLFFSATVSRVKSLANKHMNNEVIVSAQNMVDPSKLKQVYYNVKKNMKLSLLVHLLKKETSGLVMVFCNTRRNTDFVAKNLKANNIKATPIHGGLTQNKRKNTLKMFNTAKVSVLVCTDVAARGLDINNVSHVYNYDIPKDTKEYVHRIGRTARAGAEGQVVNVLCEYDYDNFSNVMNQYRNFNIEEIKIPFLEKVVAIRTDDSRRQPMRRGQFHSRNRGHRR, from the coding sequence ATGAACGTATTTGAAAAGTTTGGCTTAAGCCAAGAACTATTAAAATCAATTAAACATATGAATATTACAGAACCAACAGAGATACAAACTCTATCTATCCCACATATTATGAAAGGAAAAGATGTTATTGGAGAATCTGCAACTGGTTCTGGGAAAACACTAGCATTTGGATGTGGGGTAATTGATCACACACTTCCTAAGAAAGGAGTACAAGCATTAATTTTAACTCCAACTAGGGAGATTGCAGAACAAGTAAAAGATGTTTTGAGAAAATTAGCATATCATAAACATTTGAATGTAATATCAGTTTATGGAGGTGTATCAATTACTGCTCAAATTCAAGATTTAAAAAAAGCAGAAGTAGTCATTGCAACACCTGGAAGATTATTAGATCATCTTGAAAGAAGAACCATTGACTTAACAAGAATTAACTTATTAGTATTAGACGAAGCAGATAGAATGCTTGATATGGGATTTATAGATGATGTGGAAAGAATCATAAGAGCTTGTCCAAAAAAGAGACAAACATTATTTTTCTCAGCTACAGTTTCACGAGTGAAATCTTTGGCTAACAAACATATGAACAATGAAGTCATAGTCTCAGCTCAAAACATGGTTGATCCATCAAAACTCAAACAAGTATATTATAATGTTAAAAAAAACATGAAGTTGTCATTGTTAGTACACTTACTAAAGAAAGAAACTTCAGGTTTAGTAATGGTTTTCTGTAATACTAGAAGAAACACCGACTTTGTCGCTAAAAATCTCAAAGCAAACAATATCAAAGCAACACCTATTCATGGAGGTTTAACACAGAATAAAAGAAAAAACACACTTAAAATGTTCAACACTGCAAAAGTAAGTGTATTAGTTTGTACAGATGTTGCAGCAAGAGGATTGGATATTAACAATGTTTCACACGTATATAATTATGACATTCCAAAAGACACTAAAGAGTATGTTCATAGAATAGGTCGAACAGCAAGAGCAGGTGCTGAAGGACAAGTTGTTAATGTTTTATGTGAGTATGATTATGATAATTTTTCAAATGTTATGAATCAATATCGTAATTTCAACATTGAAGAAATAAAAATACCTTTCTTAGAGAAAGTCGTTGCAATCAGAACTGATGATTCAAGACGACAACCAATGAGAAGAGGACAGTTTCATAGTAGGAATAGAGGACATAGAAGATAG
- a CDS encoding 50S ribosomal protein L37e has translation MTKGTPSRGKHSRKKTHIMCRRCGKRTYHVSKKVCSSCGYGKSKRMKIFTWSKKK, from the coding sequence ATGACAAAAGGAACACCATCAAGAGGAAAGCACAGTAGAAAAAAGACACATATAATGTGCAGAAGATGCGGTAAAAGAACATATCATGTTTCTAAAAAAGTTTGTTCAAGTTGTGGTTATGGAAAATCAAAAAGAATGAAAATTTTCACGTGGTCTAAAAAGAAATAA
- a CDS encoding phosphoglycerate mutase (2,3-diphosphoglycerate-independent), producing MMNKPVVLIIRDGWGYRKNKKDNYISEANTINTDNLMEKYPTTILKAAGKAVGLPPNYQGNSEVGHVTIGSGRIIKQPLTKINKSIRKGDFFRNKQFINALKNCKKHNSTLHIIGLLQKEGVHAHKKHLYALLDLCKKQNFKNFKIHIITDGRDAPPKNSIKNIRQLLRKTKNIATISGRYYAMDRDKRWDRTKKAYECIANANAEEFEKPIKLLKTCYKNNETDEFIKPRKSKNYKGIKSNDSVIFYNFRTDRLRQLTQLILKKNIFPVTMTKYYKPSRARVAFEEPKTKNTLGEVLSRNKIKQLRISETEKYAHVTFFFNNQIEKPYKNEKRILIHSPKVATYDLKPEMSAYKITSRLLKEMDKYKFIVVNIVNGDMVGHTSVKKACLKAAETVDKCVKKITDKVLEKDGTALVFADHGNLEDKGGKYQTSHTKNKVPLIVVSNKKLKLKNNKGLKDIAPTVLKLLNIKQPKEMTGKSII from the coding sequence ATAATGAATAAACCAGTAGTATTAATCATAAGAGATGGATGGGGATACAGAAAAAACAAAAAAGACAACTATATCTCAGAAGCAAATACAATAAACACAGATAATTTAATGGAAAAATATCCAACAACAATACTAAAAGCTGCAGGAAAAGCAGTCGGACTACCACCAAATTACCAAGGAAATTCTGAAGTTGGACATGTAACAATCGGTTCTGGAAGAATTATCAAACAACCTTTAACAAAAATTAATAAATCAATAAGAAAAGGAGATTTTTTCAGAAACAAACAATTCATAAACGCATTAAAAAACTGCAAAAAACACAATTCAACTTTACACATAATAGGATTACTACAAAAAGAAGGTGTTCATGCACATAAAAAACACCTTTATGCTCTATTAGACCTATGTAAAAAACAAAACTTCAAAAATTTTAAAATACACATAATAACAGATGGAAGAGATGCTCCTCCTAAAAACAGCATAAAAAACATAAGACAACTTCTAAGAAAAACAAAAAACATAGCAACCATCTCAGGGAGATACTATGCTATGGATAGGGATAAGAGATGGGACAGAACAAAAAAAGCATATGAATGTATTGCAAATGCAAATGCAGAAGAGTTTGAAAAACCAATAAAACTTCTAAAAACCTGTTACAAAAATAATGAAACAGACGAATTCATAAAACCAAGAAAATCAAAAAATTACAAAGGAATTAAATCAAATGATTCTGTAATCTTTTATAATTTCAGAACAGACAGATTAAGACAACTAACCCAACTTATTCTTAAAAAGAACATATTCCCAGTCACAATGACAAAATACTATAAACCTTCTAGAGCAAGAGTCGCTTTTGAAGAACCAAAAACAAAAAACACCTTAGGAGAAGTCTTATCAAGAAATAAAATAAAACAATTAAGAATTAGCGAAACAGAAAAATATGCTCATGTAACATTCTTCTTCAATAATCAAATAGAAAAACCATACAAAAACGAAAAAAGAATCTTAATACATTCACCAAAAGTAGCTACTTATGATTTAAAACCAGAGATGAGTGCATATAAAATAACATCAAGGCTGCTAAAAGAGATGGACAAATATAAATTCATCGTTGTAAACATAGTTAATGGAGATATGGTTGGACACACAAGTGTAAAAAAAGCTTGTCTTAAAGCAGCAGAAACAGTGGATAAATGTGTAAAGAAAATCACAGACAAAGTTTTAGAAAAAGATGGAACAGCTTTAGTATTCGCAGATCATGGAAATCTAGAAGATAAAGGTGGGAAATACCAAACATCTCATACAAAAAACAAAGTTCCTCTAATTGTTGTTTCAAATAAAAAATTAAAATTAAAGAACAACAAAGGACTAAAAGATATAGCACCAACAGTCTTAAAACTTCTAAATATAAAACAACCAAAAGAAATGACTGGAAAAAGTATTATTTAA
- the tgt gene encoding tRNA guanosine(34) transglycosylase Tgt — translation MKFKIIKEDGKARTGIVTTKHGNFHTPSFTPVATLASVRALDQEDLEKLDVEVILSNTYHLHLRPGDNIIKKFKGLHNFMNWHKPIITDSGGFQAFSLGYGMEHGVGKIANNIFPGKEEIEYKGEKWAKVTDKGVRFKNPLNGDKTELTPKISMEIQSNLGSDIIFAFDECTSPLSDKKYTKKALERTHKWAVECLKYRNKEQALFGIVQGGAFKDLRIKSSKFIGKLDFDGFGIGGSLGKTKQDMYKILEWVIPLLPKNKPRHLLGIGGVDDILNSVEKGVDMFDCVTPTRWGRRGHLFISPEEGGNMENKYKIIIKQNKYKDDKKSIDKSCNCYVCKNYSRAYLRHLHMSREWTYYKLASYHNEYFILNLMKEIRKSINNKTFKKLKKKWLK, via the coding sequence ATGAAATTTAAGATAATAAAAGAAGATGGAAAAGCCAGAACAGGTATTGTCACAACAAAACACGGAAATTTCCATACTCCTTCATTTACACCTGTAGCAACTCTAGCTTCTGTAAGAGCTTTAGACCAGGAAGATTTAGAAAAATTAGATGTAGAAGTTATTTTATCAAACACATATCACTTACATTTAAGACCAGGAGACAATATAATAAAAAAATTCAAGGGCTTGCATAATTTTATGAATTGGCACAAACCAATTATTACTGATTCTGGAGGATTTCAGGCATTTTCCCTAGGATATGGAATGGAACACGGTGTAGGAAAGATAGCAAACAATATATTCCCAGGAAAAGAAGAGATTGAATACAAAGGAGAGAAATGGGCAAAAGTCACTGACAAAGGAGTTAGATTCAAAAACCCACTAAACGGAGATAAAACAGAACTAACACCAAAAATATCAATGGAAATACAATCTAATCTTGGTTCTGACATTATTTTTGCATTTGATGAATGCACATCACCATTATCTGATAAAAAATACACAAAAAAAGCCCTAGAAAGAACACATAAATGGGCTGTAGAATGCCTAAAATATAGAAACAAAGAACAAGCTTTGTTTGGAATTGTTCAGGGTGGAGCATTTAAAGATCTAAGAATCAAATCTTCTAAGTTTATTGGAAAATTAGATTTTGATGGATTTGGAATAGGGGGATCATTAGGAAAAACAAAACAAGACATGTACAAAATTCTAGAATGGGTTATTCCATTGCTGCCAAAAAACAAACCAAGACACTTATTAGGTATTGGAGGTGTAGATGATATTCTAAATAGCGTAGAAAAAGGCGTAGATATGTTTGACTGTGTAACACCAACCAGATGGGGCAGAAGAGGTCATTTATTTATTTCTCCTGAAGAAGGAGGGAACATGGAAAACAAATACAAAATAATAATTAAACAAAACAAATACAAAGATGATAAAAAATCAATAGATAAATCCTGTAATTGTTATGTATGTAAAAACTATTCAAGAGCCTATCTAAGACATCTACACATGTCAAGAGAATGGACTTATTACAAATTAGCTTCTTATCATAATGAATACTTTATTCTAAATCTAATGAAAGAAATAAGAAAATCAATCAACAATAAAACTTTTAAAAAATTAAAAAAGAAATGGTTGAAATAA
- the rpoB gene encoding DNA-directed RNA polymerase subunit B yields MSDFYFNGRFLGNLEEPEEFVKQVVNERRKGVIDNGVNIYLDEKTKDVFTNSTSGRVRRPLIVIKEGKPLLTDNHVKQLEKNELTWNDLIDQGVIEYLDAAEEENCLVSFSEKELTPEHTHLEISPLAMLGYCTSLVPFGNFTQPARLMIGSKNQKQALGLYVANFPLKMDMDVNILNTPQRPIVQSVMHDLSKYDSHPAGQNIIVAIMSYKGYNMDDAIILNKGSIERGVGRSTYFRINSTVELRYSGGLVDEVSVPDKDVKGYKSEKDYRFLEEDGIIYPEAQVQEEDVIIGKTSPPRFLSGLDEYNLASSTKRESSVAMQHGEHGIIDYVLLTENEEGNKLVQVRLRKGKVPELGDKFTSRHGQKGVVGLIVPQTDMPFSASGIVPDLIFSPHGIPSRMTISHMLELIAGKIGALSGRYVDATCFSAEKEEDLRKELMGLGFRENGVETLYNGMTGEQFESKIFIGSMYYLKLRHMVSNKMHARARGPIQLLTRQPTEGRAKEGGLRLGEMEKDTFVAHGTSLLLKERFDSDKTVVPVCESCGIIAVYDEYKNKSYCPICGDATEINNIELSYAFKLLLDELKSLCIYPKLNLENKY; encoded by the coding sequence ATGTCAGACTTTTATTTTAACGGAAGATTTTTAGGAAATCTGGAAGAACCAGAAGAATTTGTAAAACAAGTAGTAAATGAAAGAAGAAAAGGAGTAATTGATAATGGAGTTAATATCTACCTTGATGAAAAAACAAAAGATGTTTTTACTAACTCTACTTCAGGTAGAGTAAGAAGACCATTAATTGTTATTAAAGAAGGTAAACCTTTGTTAACAGATAATCATGTAAAACAACTTGAAAAAAACGAACTCACATGGAACGATCTAATTGATCAGGGTGTTATTGAATATCTTGATGCAGCTGAAGAAGAAAACTGTTTAGTTTCTTTTTCTGAAAAAGAATTAACACCAGAACACACCCATTTGGAAATAAGTCCATTAGCGATGCTTGGTTATTGTACAAGCTTAGTTCCTTTTGGTAATTTTACACAACCAGCTAGGCTTATGATTGGGAGCAAAAACCAGAAACAAGCCCTTGGACTATATGTAGCAAATTTCCCATTAAAGATGGATATGGATGTAAATATCCTTAATACACCACAAAGACCTATTGTTCAATCTGTAATGCACGATCTATCTAAATATGACAGTCATCCAGCAGGACAAAACATTATTGTTGCTATCATGAGTTATAAAGGATATAATATGGATGATGCTATAATTCTTAATAAAGGTTCAATAGAAAGAGGAGTTGGAAGAAGCACATACTTCAGAATAAACTCTACAGTAGAATTAAGATATAGTGGAGGATTAGTTGATGAAGTAAGTGTTCCTGATAAAGATGTTAAAGGTTATAAAAGCGAAAAAGATTATAGATTCCTGGAAGAGGATGGAATTATTTATCCAGAAGCACAAGTTCAGGAAGAAGATGTAATAATTGGAAAAACCTCTCCTCCAAGATTCTTATCAGGGTTAGATGAATATAATTTAGCATCATCTACAAAAAGAGAAAGTTCTGTTGCAATGCAGCATGGTGAACACGGAATAATTGATTATGTATTACTAACTGAGAATGAAGAAGGAAATAAACTTGTCCAGGTTAGATTAAGAAAGGGGAAGGTTCCTGAACTAGGGGATAAATTTACTTCAAGACACGGACAAAAAGGTGTTGTTGGATTAATTGTTCCTCAGACAGACATGCCCTTTAGTGCATCTGGTATTGTTCCTGATTTAATATTTTCACCTCATGGAATTCCATCAAGAATGACAATAAGCCATATGTTAGAATTAATCGCAGGTAAAATAGGAGCACTATCTGGAAGATATGTTGATGCTACTTGTTTTAGCGCTGAAAAAGAAGAAGACCTAAGAAAAGAATTAATGGGTTTAGGATTCAGAGAAAATGGAGTAGAAACATTATATAATGGAATGACAGGAGAACAATTTGAATCAAAAATATTCATAGGAAGTATGTACTATCTAAAATTAAGACATATGGTAAGCAACAAGATGCATGCTCGTGCACGTGGACCTATCCAGTTATTAACAAGACAACCTACAGAAGGACGGGCAAAAGAAGGAGGTCTAAGATTAGGAGAGATGGAGAAAGATACTTTCGTAGCTCATGGAACTTCTTTATTACTAAAAGAAAGATTTGATTCAGATAAAACAGTCGTTCCTGTATGTGAAAGTTGTGGTATAATAGCAGTATATGATGAATATAAGAATAAAAGTTATTGTCCTATCTGTGGTGATGCAACTGAGATAAATAATATAGAGTTAAGTTACGCTTTCAAACTTTTATTAGATGAATTAAAATCGCTTTGTATATATCCAAAATTAAATTTAGAAAATAAATACTAA
- a CDS encoding cold-shock protein — protein sequence MNGEVKFFNRKKGFGFIKGEDEKEYFVHFSALTEGTMINDNDRVTFDPSEGDRGLQAQNVSLAQGGSEAPEEESKEEPKEKASEDF from the coding sequence ATGAATGGAGAAGTAAAATTTTTTAACAGAAAAAAAGGATTTGGTTTTATAAAAGGAGAAGACGAAAAAGAATATTTTGTACATTTTTCGGCACTAACAGAAGGAACAATGATCAATGATAATGATAGAGTAACATTCGATCCTTCAGAAGGTGACAGAGGATTACAAGCACAGAATGTTTCTTTAGCTCAAGGTGGAAGTGAAGCACCTGAAGAAGAATCTAAGGAAGAACCTAAAGAAAAAGCAAGTGAAGATTTCTAA